In Curtobacterium sp. TC1, the following proteins share a genomic window:
- the zapE gene encoding cell division protein ZapE → MAAALVPPPQFADASFDSYRPDPDYASQADVRDAVAAFVAAGPTEARRRGLFGRRKQSVEPAAKSGVYLDGGFGVGKTHLLAAAYHAASGRKTFGTFIEYTALVGALGFQGTVDLLRGTALVCIDEFELDDPGDTMVMTRLIKELTETGTRFAATSNTPPGALGEGRFAAQDFLREIQAMSDRFDTMRIDGLDYRRRAVDESAGVVSDVAATLPSGDVTLDDFSAVVAHLGSVHPSKYVALVEGLDAVGLTDVRAFTDQTDALRWVALVDRLYDAQVRIVASGTPLDQVYPDAMLDGGYRKKYLRAASRVVALTRAQD, encoded by the coding sequence ATGGCCGCGGCACTCGTGCCACCGCCCCAGTTCGCAGACGCCTCGTTCGACTCGTACCGGCCGGACCCGGACTACGCCTCGCAGGCCGACGTGCGCGACGCCGTCGCCGCGTTCGTCGCGGCGGGTCCGACCGAGGCGCGCCGTCGCGGGCTGTTCGGCCGCCGGAAGCAGTCGGTCGAGCCCGCTGCGAAGTCGGGCGTCTACCTGGACGGCGGGTTCGGTGTCGGCAAGACCCACCTGCTCGCCGCGGCGTACCACGCCGCATCAGGGCGGAAGACGTTCGGCACGTTCATCGAGTACACGGCCCTGGTCGGTGCGCTCGGGTTCCAGGGCACGGTGGACCTGCTGCGGGGGACCGCGCTGGTCTGCATCGACGAGTTCGAGCTCGACGACCCGGGCGACACGATGGTCATGACGCGCCTCATCAAGGAGCTCACCGAGACCGGCACCCGGTTCGCCGCCACCTCGAACACGCCTCCGGGCGCGCTCGGCGAGGGACGGTTCGCGGCCCAGGACTTCCTGCGCGAGATCCAGGCGATGTCCGACCGGTTCGACACCATGCGGATCGACGGGCTCGACTACCGGCGCCGCGCGGTCGACGAGTCGGCGGGTGTGGTGTCCGACGTCGCCGCGACCCTGCCGTCCGGGGACGTCACGCTCGACGACTTCTCGGCCGTGGTCGCGCACCTCGGGTCGGTCCACCCGTCGAAGTACGTCGCGCTGGTCGAGGGTCTCGACGCCGTCGGGCTCACCGACGTCCGGGCGTTCACCGACCAGACCGACGCGCTGCGCTGGGTCGCCCTGGTCGACCGGCTGTACGACGCCCAGGTCCGGATCGTCGCCTCCGGCACCCCGCTCGACCAGGTGTACCCCGACGCGATGCTCGACGGCGGGTACCGGAAGAAGTACCTGCGTGCAGCCAGCCGTGTCGTGGCGCTGACGCGCGCCCAGGACTGA
- a CDS encoding ammonium transporter: MLDQGNTTFVLVMAALVLFMTPGLAFFYGGLVKAKSVISMMMMSFGAIALVSVLWVLYGYAIAFANHGDGTAVSGVVGFFSIDWNQIGLGQAFEEAQSSNIQAAYPSMAFVGFQATFAIITVALISGAIADRAKFGAWMVFAGIWVTVVYFPVASWVFNLTSGWAATWGVIDFAGGTAVHINAGAAGLALALVLGKRVGFAKGAHKPHNPPFVLLGAAILWFGWFGFNAGSEGAADGIAAIAWVNTLAAPAAAILGWLLVEKLKDGKATSVGAASGAVTGLVAITPACANLTPGWGILLGFVAGIICCFAIDWKYRLGFDDSLDVVGVHLVGGIVGTLYLGFFANDTGLIYSGSFEQLGKQATAALAVGIYSFVLAFVIGFLIEKTIGFRVKTEDEVAGIDTAVHGEEGYVLYEQTDDSPVSVR, encoded by the coding sequence ATGCTTGATCAGGGCAACACGACGTTCGTGTTGGTCATGGCGGCGCTGGTGTTGTTCATGACACCCGGCCTGGCCTTCTTCTACGGCGGCTTGGTGAAGGCCAAGTCCGTCATCAGCATGATGATGATGTCGTTCGGAGCGATCGCACTCGTGAGCGTCCTGTGGGTGCTCTACGGCTACGCGATCGCCTTCGCCAACCACGGTGACGGCACGGCGGTCTCCGGTGTGGTCGGGTTCTTCAGCATCGACTGGAACCAGATCGGTCTCGGCCAGGCCTTCGAGGAGGCGCAGTCCTCGAACATCCAGGCGGCGTACCCGTCGATGGCGTTCGTCGGCTTCCAGGCCACGTTCGCGATCATCACGGTCGCCCTCATCTCCGGTGCCATCGCCGACCGCGCCAAGTTCGGCGCGTGGATGGTCTTCGCCGGCATCTGGGTCACCGTCGTCTACTTCCCGGTCGCCTCGTGGGTCTTCAACCTGACCTCGGGCTGGGCCGCCACGTGGGGCGTCATCGACTTCGCCGGTGGCACCGCGGTGCACATCAACGCCGGTGCAGCGGGTCTCGCCCTGGCGCTCGTCCTCGGCAAGCGCGTCGGCTTCGCCAAGGGTGCGCACAAGCCGCACAACCCGCCCTTCGTCCTGCTCGGTGCCGCCATCCTGTGGTTCGGCTGGTTCGGCTTCAACGCCGGCTCCGAGGGCGCTGCTGACGGCATCGCCGCGATCGCCTGGGTCAACACCCTCGCCGCTCCGGCCGCCGCCATCCTCGGCTGGCTGCTCGTCGAGAAGCTCAAGGACGGCAAGGCCACCTCGGTCGGCGCCGCCTCGGGTGCCGTCACCGGTCTCGTCGCGATCACCCCGGCATGTGCCAACCTGACCCCGGGCTGGGGCATCCTGCTCGGCTTCGTCGCCGGCATCATCTGCTGCTTCGCCATCGACTGGAAGTACCGTCTCGGCTTCGACGACTCGCTCGACGTCGTCGGTGTCCACCTGGTCGGCGGCATCGTCGGCACGCTGTACCTGGGCTTCTTCGCCAACGACACCGGCCTGATCTACTCCGGTTCGTTCGAGCAGCTCGGCAAGCAGGCCACCGCGGCCCTGGCCGTCGGCATCTACTCCTTCGTCCTGGCGTTCGTCATCGGCTTCCTCATCGAGAAGACGATCGGCTTCCGCGTCAAGACCGAGGACGAGGTCGCCGGTATCGACACCGCGGTCCACGGCGAAGAGGGCTACGTCCTCTACGAGCAGACCGACGACTCGCCGGTCTCGGTCCGCTAA
- a CDS encoding aldo/keto reductase — MDYTHLGRTGLSVSRAVLGTMNFGPETTEDDSHAIMDRAHELGVNFFDTANGYGGSVGKGATEEIIGRWFAKGGGRREKTVLATKVYGEMIDWPNGGKLSAFNIRQSLDASLQRLQTDHIDLYQFHHVDRATPWDEIWQAIDVAVQQGKVLYVGSSNFAGWHIAQAQEAAKRRHTFGLVSEQSIYNLVVRDIEREVLPAAREYGLGVIPWSPLQGGLLGGVIEKTENGSRRLSGRSAEYVEGHRDQLTAYESFAKELGHTPGELALAWLLHQPGVTAPITGPRTMEQWESAVRAVDIRLDQRALDRLDEIFPGHETSPEDYAW, encoded by the coding sequence ATGGACTACACACACCTCGGACGGACAGGGCTGTCGGTCTCACGGGCAGTGCTCGGCACGATGAACTTCGGCCCGGAGACCACAGAGGACGACTCGCACGCCATCATGGACCGGGCCCACGAGCTCGGCGTCAACTTCTTCGACACCGCCAACGGCTACGGCGGCTCGGTGGGCAAGGGCGCCACCGAGGAGATCATCGGCCGCTGGTTCGCGAAGGGCGGCGGCCGCCGCGAGAAGACGGTCCTGGCGACCAAGGTCTACGGCGAGATGATCGACTGGCCGAACGGCGGCAAGCTCAGCGCGTTCAACATCCGCCAGTCGCTCGACGCCAGCCTGCAGCGGCTGCAGACGGACCACATCGACCTGTACCAGTTCCACCACGTCGACCGTGCGACGCCGTGGGACGAGATCTGGCAGGCGATCGACGTCGCCGTGCAGCAGGGCAAGGTCCTGTACGTCGGGTCGTCGAACTTCGCCGGCTGGCACATCGCCCAAGCACAGGAAGCGGCGAAGCGCCGCCACACCTTCGGCCTGGTGAGCGAGCAGTCGATCTACAACCTCGTGGTGCGCGACATCGAGCGCGAGGTCCTGCCCGCCGCCCGCGAGTACGGCCTCGGCGTCATCCCGTGGTCGCCGCTGCAGGGCGGCCTGCTCGGTGGTGTCATCGAGAAGACCGAGAACGGTTCCCGCCGCCTGTCGGGTCGCAGCGCCGAGTACGTCGAGGGGCACCGTGACCAGCTCACGGCTTACGAGTCGTTCGCGAAGGAGCTCGGCCACACCCCGGGTGAGCTTGCCCTCGCGTGGCTCCTCCACCAGCCCGGCGTGACCGCGCCGATCACCGGCCCCCGCACGATGGAGCAGTGGGAGTCCGCGGTCCGCGCCGTCGACATCCGCCTGGACCAGCGTGCGCTGGACCGGCTCGACGAGATCTTCCCGGGGCACGAGACCTCACCGGAGGACTACGCCTGGTGA
- a CDS encoding tyrosine-protein phosphatase, producing MTTTSTLTNLREVGGPGLQDARPRTVYRANTERVGADAYPTGLSAVVDLRRDDEVARVPHPLATTDGYRLVPLFDPSTVESGARAVQLEEQYVDWLERHRTGIAAAFRAIARADGDVLVCCSAGKDRTGVVSGLLARHWGASLETVGVDYAASAVGLADRFAAERAVSTDPEATAVAQRCVPETMTAVVRHVEARWGSVGAYLRWTGLTDAEIASL from the coding sequence ATGACGACGACGTCGACCCTCACCAACCTGCGCGAGGTCGGAGGACCGGGCCTGCAGGACGCCCGTCCCCGCACCGTGTACCGCGCGAACACCGAGCGCGTCGGTGCCGACGCGTACCCGACGGGCCTCAGCGCCGTGGTCGACCTCCGCCGCGACGACGAGGTCGCCCGCGTCCCGCACCCGCTCGCGACCACCGACGGCTACCGGCTCGTCCCGCTGTTCGACCCGTCGACCGTCGAGTCCGGCGCCCGGGCCGTGCAGCTCGAGGAGCAGTACGTCGACTGGCTCGAACGGCACCGCACCGGGATCGCCGCGGCGTTCCGCGCCATCGCCCGGGCCGACGGCGACGTGCTCGTCTGCTGCTCGGCCGGCAAGGACCGCACCGGCGTCGTCAGCGGATTGCTCGCCCGACACTGGGGCGCATCGCTCGAGACCGTCGGCGTCGACTACGCCGCCAGCGCTGTCGGACTCGCCGACCGGTTCGCCGCGGAACGTGCGGTCAGTACCGACCCCGAGGCCACCGCCGTCGCGCAACGGTGCGTGCCGGAGACCATGACGGCCGTGGTCCGGCACGTCGAGGCGCGCTGGGGGAGCGTCGGCGCGTACCTGCGCTGGACCGGACTGACGGACGCGGAGATCGCGTCACTCTGA
- a CDS encoding DUF6531 domain-containing protein has protein sequence MAKIHGNDPTGYSYSAADALKSASTALASSIGGQSGSRSSSVTTARAEFRGYFSEVFADNADIGSRSATKLVESLQSLSGFVQQLRDAAKDEDDRRKQAKEWTARKREREENFLVAAGHEVSTWFGGGDDPKPPEPEPEPRLQADEVSVTGREFPAGGGTSGGTSSAVPADLRSFEANTRTLDADLSGAVSTFRNALSDYEAECNPCWGTLNAQSLLTAVTDWLTANGKDADWAGTVAAQFEAAGGGAGPATLSDAAIAAALSSAGIDAGRDDFTIGPFSAMGTPPTNGFADDPVNTATGNFLEPETDLSFAGQAASLRLTRMYNSLDSRIGVFGIGWSSILDVRLEISDEAASVVLDDGRQVDFPRQGDGWSRGVGEDLWLRAEQDSLVVRDNAGGRWAFTPSGLWLSSDRGAGTAVTVRRDEQDRITRLAHVFGRFVDIEYRADRVASVTASDGRRVDYHYDDVRRLVRATDAVGSRGYRWNADGLIDRVTAATGVIECENTYDDRGRVVEQRTPFGRRVRFSYLPGRVTSVSDVDGDHANTWIADRKGRVVGIIDTDGQRQSMSYDPHGNLVSVTERDGQVTVHGYDDRGRRVRTVTPEGADITFGYDEQDRMTTVVTANGGVAEYEYTGDDRNPSAVVDPVGGRTLLDWQDGVLVRTTDPTGVVVTFHHDVSGELVGVENAVGDTARLVRDSGGRIVEAVTPLGHRTRYRYDAAGLLTAREDPDGGLWRFEHGDGGRVTATIDPTGARTEVTYGQHGEIVSTTDPLGRVVTKDFDAFGNVSTMTLPDGAEWAFVHDALSRLEAVVDPAGGTWTREYDAVGALDATVDPTGVRTEVGHSRTDGVSTVRDAFDAVSVTTDEFGRPTRLEHADSSAELTTYDACGRPVELVDANGGLTRIERDLAGRVVAVTTPAGRTTRYEYDACGRPVSAIDPAGARTTLTYDADSRVVARTLPTGEVARTEYDRQGRVVHADVPGVDTVRYRYDRVGRVVSARDTRFGQRTFRYDAAGQLVAAVNGLGGTTRYEYDQRGRLVRTVDPMGGVTIRTYTQLDEVASSTDQLGRTTTATYDAAGRQLTQTDPDGTVLRWEYDAAGRESAQYAGDRLIGRIDRDARARTVTITDETRPGSPTAHVLEFSRLGQLVRRSTGARETRWTHDADGLRTSVQSPDGSTTRYEHDATGRVVRVEHSAFGEARYEHDAAGRMLQARAGDQLQTWEYANGHVVRHARIDSDGTHLSTIGRDADGRITRVDGPGGSTTYEHDDAAQLVASVQDGNRTGWVYDGAGRLVEERTDSGTRRFSYDAAGQLTRVDAPDGAPEVEYAYDGAGRRIQALRADGVTTTYAWTPQGHLTGVAETTAAGSTTTHLHVDALGELADVDGVPIDWDTAAFAPTLLAVGDTPVVRAPGGLTGTDDRWITSGRRTTRAADDADPWQTLVDLGGSGLPGGIALGADGSLQVASLEWMGARAYDSSSRGFLSVDPVAAPAGAAWAGNPYSFAGNDPLHAIDPLGLAPVTDAELEAYAAAEQGPLARAAAATGDWFADNWEYVAGGAMVVAGGVLVATGVGGPVGAMLISAGADTIIQKATTGEVNWGQVAVSGAFGAVGGGAGALIGKQLVKNAAEGAAENVANYAVSGQPVTPGGLLRNAAEGAATSAATGGTMSKVHLPTAVNKLGDELPTPFEGQKIYRVYGGDAQATGASWSPSHPGSVANYRDVAGLPSGKTGPDYSVNSGRFLLEGTLRDPSAVVKTRAALPLDGNRGGLDEYIIPNGIENGAIQLDRVSGINPEF, from the coding sequence ATGGCGAAGATCCACGGGAACGATCCGACCGGTTACTCGTACAGCGCGGCGGATGCGCTGAAATCGGCCTCGACGGCGCTCGCGTCGTCGATCGGCGGCCAGTCCGGTTCGCGCTCGTCATCGGTGACGACTGCGCGTGCGGAGTTCCGCGGGTACTTCTCCGAGGTCTTCGCGGACAACGCCGACATCGGTTCGCGCAGCGCGACGAAGCTCGTCGAGTCGCTGCAGAGCCTGTCGGGGTTCGTGCAGCAGCTGCGCGACGCCGCGAAGGACGAGGACGACCGGCGGAAGCAGGCGAAGGAGTGGACCGCCCGCAAGCGTGAACGCGAGGAGAACTTCCTCGTCGCCGCCGGGCACGAGGTCTCGACGTGGTTCGGCGGGGGCGACGACCCGAAGCCGCCGGAGCCCGAGCCGGAGCCACGACTGCAGGCGGACGAGGTCAGCGTCACGGGGCGGGAGTTCCCGGCGGGCGGCGGGACCAGCGGTGGGACGTCGTCCGCCGTCCCCGCGGACCTCCGCTCCTTCGAGGCGAACACCCGGACACTCGACGCCGATCTGTCCGGCGCCGTCTCGACGTTCCGGAACGCCCTGAGCGACTACGAGGCCGAGTGCAACCCGTGCTGGGGCACCCTGAACGCCCAGTCGCTGCTGACCGCGGTGACCGACTGGCTCACGGCGAACGGGAAGGACGCCGACTGGGCGGGCACCGTCGCAGCGCAGTTCGAGGCCGCCGGTGGTGGTGCCGGGCCCGCGACGCTGTCGGACGCGGCGATCGCGGCCGCCCTGTCCTCGGCGGGGATCGACGCCGGACGTGACGACTTCACCATCGGACCGTTCTCGGCGATGGGGACGCCCCCGACCAACGGGTTCGCCGACGACCCGGTGAACACCGCGACAGGGAACTTCCTCGAGCCCGAGACCGACCTGTCCTTCGCGGGGCAGGCCGCGTCGCTCCGGCTCACCCGGATGTACAACTCGCTCGACAGCCGCATCGGGGTGTTCGGGATCGGATGGTCCTCGATCCTCGACGTCCGGCTCGAGATCAGTGACGAAGCCGCCTCGGTCGTGCTCGACGACGGTCGGCAGGTCGACTTCCCGCGACAGGGGGACGGGTGGAGCCGCGGCGTCGGCGAGGACCTGTGGCTCCGGGCCGAACAGGACTCGCTCGTCGTCCGGGACAACGCCGGCGGTCGGTGGGCGTTCACGCCGTCCGGACTGTGGCTGAGCAGCGATCGTGGAGCGGGCACCGCCGTGACCGTGCGACGCGACGAGCAGGACCGGATCACCCGGCTCGCGCACGTGTTCGGGCGGTTCGTCGACATCGAGTACCGCGCCGACCGGGTGGCGTCGGTGACGGCGTCGGACGGGCGACGCGTCGACTACCACTACGACGACGTCCGCCGGCTGGTCCGGGCGACCGATGCCGTCGGCAGTCGCGGGTACCGCTGGAACGCGGACGGCCTGATCGACCGGGTGACCGCTGCGACGGGGGTCATCGAGTGCGAGAACACCTACGACGACCGCGGCCGGGTCGTCGAGCAGCGCACACCGTTCGGTCGACGGGTCCGGTTCTCGTACCTGCCGGGTCGGGTTACCTCGGTCTCCGACGTCGACGGCGACCACGCGAACACCTGGATCGCCGACCGGAAGGGCCGCGTCGTCGGGATCATCGACACCGACGGGCAGCGCCAGTCGATGTCGTACGACCCGCACGGCAACCTCGTCTCGGTGACCGAGCGCGATGGTCAGGTGACCGTCCACGGGTACGACGACCGCGGGCGTCGGGTCCGGACCGTGACGCCGGAGGGCGCCGACATCACCTTCGGGTACGACGAGCAGGACCGCATGACCACGGTGGTCACCGCGAACGGCGGGGTCGCCGAGTACGAGTACACGGGCGACGACCGGAACCCGTCGGCCGTCGTCGATCCCGTCGGCGGACGCACGCTGCTCGACTGGCAGGACGGGGTGCTCGTCCGCACCACCGATCCGACGGGCGTCGTCGTCACGTTCCACCACGACGTGTCCGGTGAGCTCGTCGGCGTCGAGAACGCCGTCGGCGACACCGCGCGGTTGGTGCGCGACTCCGGAGGCCGGATCGTCGAGGCTGTCACACCGCTCGGCCACCGGACCCGGTACCGCTACGACGCCGCCGGGCTGCTCACCGCGCGCGAGGATCCGGACGGCGGACTGTGGCGGTTCGAGCACGGCGACGGCGGCCGGGTCACCGCGACGATCGATCCGACCGGTGCCCGCACCGAGGTCACCTACGGCCAGCACGGCGAGATCGTGTCCACCACAGATCCCCTCGGTCGCGTCGTGACGAAGGACTTCGACGCCTTCGGCAACGTCTCGACGATGACCCTGCCCGACGGCGCCGAGTGGGCGTTCGTCCACGACGCGCTCTCGCGGCTCGAAGCCGTGGTCGACCCGGCCGGTGGCACCTGGACACGCGAGTACGACGCGGTCGGAGCCCTCGACGCCACGGTCGACCCGACCGGTGTCCGCACCGAGGTGGGGCACTCGCGCACGGACGGCGTCTCCACGGTCCGCGACGCCTTCGACGCCGTGTCCGTCACGACCGACGAGTTCGGGCGTCCGACCCGGCTCGAGCACGCGGATTCCTCTGCTGAGCTGACGACGTACGACGCTTGCGGCCGCCCGGTCGAGCTCGTCGACGCGAACGGTGGGCTCACCCGCATCGAACGTGACCTCGCCGGACGCGTCGTCGCCGTCACCACCCCGGCGGGCCGCACCACCCGGTACGAGTACGACGCGTGCGGCCGACCGGTCTCCGCGATCGATCCCGCCGGCGCACGCACCACGCTGACCTACGACGCCGATTCGCGGGTCGTCGCGCGCACCCTGCCGACCGGCGAGGTCGCTCGGACCGAGTACGACCGCCAGGGTCGAGTCGTCCACGCCGACGTCCCCGGGGTCGACACCGTCCGGTACCGGTACGACCGGGTCGGTCGCGTGGTCTCGGCGCGGGACACCCGCTTCGGCCAGCGGACCTTCCGGTACGACGCCGCCGGACAGCTCGTCGCCGCGGTGAACGGGCTCGGCGGCACCACCCGCTACGAGTACGACCAGCGTGGACGACTCGTCCGCACCGTCGATCCGATGGGTGGCGTGACCATCCGGACGTACACGCAGCTCGACGAGGTGGCCTCGTCCACGGATCAGCTCGGGCGCACGACGACGGCGACCTACGACGCTGCCGGACGACAGCTCACCCAGACCGATCCGGACGGCACCGTGCTGCGGTGGGAGTACGACGCGGCCGGTCGGGAATCCGCGCAGTACGCCGGCGACCGTCTGATCGGCCGCATCGACCGCGATGCCCGCGCCCGCACGGTGACGATCACCGATGAGACCCGTCCGGGCTCCCCCACTGCACACGTCCTCGAGTTCAGCCGGCTGGGCCAGCTCGTCCGACGCTCGACCGGCGCGCGCGAAACGCGGTGGACCCACGACGCCGACGGACTCCGCACCTCGGTGCAGTCCCCCGACGGGTCCACGACCCGGTACGAGCACGACGCCACCGGACGGGTCGTCCGGGTCGAGCACTCCGCATTCGGCGAGGCCCGGTACGAACACGACGCAGCCGGTCGGATGCTGCAGGCCCGGGCCGGCGACCAGTTGCAGACCTGGGAGTACGCGAACGGACACGTCGTCCGGCACGCGCGCATCGACTCGGACGGCACGCACCTCAGCACCATCGGGCGCGACGCCGACGGGCGCATCACCCGGGTCGACGGACCCGGCGGCAGCACCACCTACGAGCACGACGATGCCGCGCAGCTGGTGGCGTCCGTCCAGGACGGCAATCGCACCGGTTGGGTGTACGACGGAGCGGGTCGCCTGGTCGAGGAACGAACGGACTCCGGGACCCGACGGTTCTCGTACGACGCCGCCGGACAGCTGACCAGGGTCGACGCCCCGGACGGGGCGCCCGAGGTGGAGTACGCCTACGACGGCGCAGGTCGACGGATCCAGGCGCTCCGAGCCGACGGCGTGACGACCACGTACGCCTGGACCCCGCAGGGTCACCTCACCGGGGTGGCGGAGACCACCGCGGCGGGCAGCACCACGACCCACCTGCACGTCGACGCCCTCGGTGAACTCGCCGATGTCGACGGCGTCCCGATCGACTGGGACACCGCCGCGTTCGCGCCGACGCTCCTCGCTGTCGGCGACACCCCGGTCGTCCGCGCTCCCGGTGGTCTCACCGGGACGGACGACCGGTGGATCACCAGCGGTCGGCGCACCACGAGAGCAGCCGACGACGCCGACCCGTGGCAGACGCTCGTCGACCTCGGCGGCTCTGGCCTGCCCGGCGGGATCGCCCTCGGCGCCGACGGTTCGCTGCAGGTCGCCAGCCTGGAGTGGATGGGTGCCCGCGCCTACGACTCGTCGTCGCGCGGCTTCCTGTCCGTCGACCCGGTCGCCGCGCCCGCCGGAGCAGCCTGGGCGGGCAACCCCTACTCGTTCGCCGGCAACGATCCGCTGCACGCCATCGACCCGCTCGGTCTCGCGCCCGTCACCGACGCGGAGCTGGAGGCCTACGCGGCGGCCGAACAGGGTCCGCTCGCCCGAGCGGCTGCGGCCACCGGCGACTGGTTCGCGGACAACTGGGAGTACGTCGCCGGCGGCGCGATGGTCGTCGCGGGCGGTGTGCTCGTCGCCACCGGCGTCGGCGGTCCGGTCGGCGCGATGCTCATCAGCGCCGGTGCCGACACCATCATCCAGAAGGCCACCACCGGCGAGGTCAACTGGGGCCAGGTCGCCGTCAGCGGGGCCTTCGGCGCCGTCGGGGGTGGTGCCGGAGCCCTGATCGGCAAGCAGCTGGTCAAGAACGCAGCAGAAGGTGCGGCCGAGAACGTCGCGAACTACGCGGTGAGCGGCCAGCCGGTGACCCCGGGTGGTCTACTCCGGAACGCTGCCGAGGGTGCGGCGACGTCGGCGGCGACCGGCGGCACGATGTCGAAGGTGCATCTGCCGACGGCGGTGAACAAGCTCGGCGACGAGCTCCCCACGCCCTTCGAAGGTCAGAAGATCTACCGTGTCTACGGCGGAGATGCTCAGGCGACCGGTGCCTCATGGTCGCCGTCCCACCCTGGTTCTGTTGCCAACTACCGCGACGTCGCAGGACTACCGTCAGGGAAGACTGGGCCCGATTACAGCGTGAACTCGGGGCGGTTCCTGCTCGAAGGGACGTTGCGCGACCCCAGCGCGGTGGTGAAGACGAGGGCAGCGCTTCCCCTGGACGGCAACCGAGGCGGACTTGACGAGTACATCATCCCGAACGGCATCGAGAATGGCGCCATCCAACTCGATCGCGTCAGCGGCATCAATCCGGAGTTCTGA
- a CDS encoding sulfurtransferase, giving the protein MTAPVDPSEKFTAYAHPERLVSTEWLQEQLDAHTPDLVVVESDEDVLLYETGHIPGAVKIDWHTDLNDPVQRDYIDGEAFAELLGSKGIGRETTVVVYGDKNNWWAAYALWVFSLFGHEDVRLLDGGRAKWIAEDRALITDETAVTPAEYPVVERIDTEIRAYKDDVLAHLGKPLIDVRSAPEYSGERTTAPDYPEEGALRGGHVPTAVNIPWATAAAPDGTFKPRAELDAIYREGAGIGDADEVIAYCRIGERSSHTWFVLQHLLGYDSVRNYDGSWTEWGSAVRVPIVQGAEPGTVPNR; this is encoded by the coding sequence ATGACCGCACCGGTCGACCCGTCCGAGAAGTTCACCGCCTACGCCCACCCGGAGCGTCTCGTCTCCACCGAGTGGCTGCAGGAACAACTGGACGCCCACACCCCCGACCTGGTCGTCGTCGAGTCCGACGAGGACGTCCTGCTCTACGAGACCGGCCACATCCCCGGCGCGGTCAAGATCGACTGGCACACCGACCTCAACGACCCGGTGCAGCGCGACTACATCGACGGCGAGGCCTTCGCGGAACTCCTCGGCAGCAAGGGCATCGGCCGCGAGACCACCGTCGTGGTCTACGGCGACAAGAACAACTGGTGGGCCGCGTACGCCCTCTGGGTCTTCTCGCTGTTCGGCCACGAGGACGTCCGCCTGCTCGACGGCGGCCGTGCGAAGTGGATCGCCGAGGACCGCGCCCTCATCACCGACGAGACCGCCGTCACGCCGGCCGAGTACCCGGTCGTCGAGCGGATCGACACCGAGATCCGTGCCTACAAGGACGACGTCCTCGCCCACCTCGGCAAGCCCCTCATCGACGTCCGCAGCGCGCCGGAGTACAGCGGTGAGCGCACGACCGCGCCGGACTACCCGGAAGAAGGAGCGCTGCGCGGCGGCCACGTCCCCACGGCGGTGAACATCCCGTGGGCCACCGCCGCCGCTCCGGACGGCACCTTCAAGCCGCGCGCGGAACTCGACGCGATCTACCGCGAGGGCGCCGGCATCGGCGACGCGGACGAGGTCATCGCGTACTGCCGCATCGGTGAGCGGTCGAGCCACACCTGGTTCGTCCTGCAGCACCTGCTCGGTTACGACAGCGTCCGCAACTACGACGGTTCGTGGACCGAGTGGGGCAGCGCCGTGCGCGTCCCGATCGTGCAGGGCGCGGAGCCGGGTACAGTCCCGAACCGATGA
- a CDS encoding SufE family protein, producing the protein MNDATLPATLAEIRDDFLALGQKDRLQLLLEFSNELPALPERLQGHEDELERVEECQSPVFITVTVGEDGDAPDVVRMHATAPREAPTTRGFASILAQGLSGLTAAQVLAVPADYPLTIGLSEAVSPLRIRGMVGMLGRVQRQVQAAVS; encoded by the coding sequence ATGAACGACGCCACCCTCCCCGCCACCCTCGCCGAGATCCGCGACGACTTCCTCGCCCTGGGCCAGAAGGACCGCCTGCAGCTCCTCCTCGAGTTCTCGAACGAACTGCCCGCGTTGCCCGAGCGCCTGCAGGGGCACGAGGACGAACTCGAACGGGTCGAGGAGTGCCAGTCCCCCGTGTTCATCACGGTCACCGTGGGCGAGGACGGCGACGCACCCGACGTCGTCCGCATGCACGCCACCGCTCCGCGCGAGGCGCCGACCACGCGCGGCTTCGCCTCGATCCTCGCGCAGGGCCTGAGCGGCCTGACGGCAGCGCAGGTGCTCGCCGTGCCGGCGGACTACCCGCTGACGATCGGGCTGTCCGAGGCGGTCAGCCCGCTGCGGATCCGCGGCATGGTGGGCATGCTCGGTCGCGTGCAGCGTCAGGTGCAGGCTGCGGTGTCGTAG